In a genomic window of Nocardia fluminea:
- a CDS encoding putative glycoside hydrolase encodes MSSYRAPVVVRGTAVDAARVSIGPDSVVPAADGTFELSVRWAPAFEVVATDAVGNQSSSTVVTAQSLPRMRAVHVTAHAWSHEGLREAVLDLAREGRIDTVQLDIKDEDGVIGYASQVPLALESGAAAAIYDAPAALRQLHDMGLQVVGRIVAFRDPTLASWAWHNGRPDWVVQNPSGQPYSSHYGPIAFTNFADPGVRGYNIALAVEAAQLGFDGIMYDYVRRPDGSLNSMRFAGLTDTPTAAVAGFLAESRYPVHAAGAHLSAAVYGIASTRPDQIAQDIPLMARSVDFVAPMIYPSHWGPGEYGVANPNAQPYDIIFRSLRDFTAATAGTGAKVAPWLQDFSLGVTYGDAELRAQIDATRDAGIDSFFLWNAATRYHGGGLQPA; translated from the coding sequence GTGAGCTCCTATCGTGCGCCGGTCGTGGTGCGCGGCACCGCCGTCGACGCGGCTCGCGTATCCATCGGACCCGATTCGGTGGTCCCCGCCGCGGACGGGACATTCGAACTCTCGGTGCGCTGGGCGCCCGCCTTCGAGGTCGTCGCGACGGACGCCGTCGGCAATCAGTCCAGCAGCACCGTGGTCACGGCGCAGTCGCTGCCCCGGATGCGCGCGGTGCACGTCACCGCGCACGCGTGGTCGCACGAGGGACTGCGCGAAGCTGTCCTCGATCTCGCCCGCGAAGGCCGTATCGATACCGTGCAGCTCGACATCAAGGACGAGGACGGCGTCATCGGCTACGCCTCCCAGGTGCCGCTGGCGCTCGAATCCGGTGCCGCCGCGGCGATCTACGATGCCCCGGCCGCCCTGCGGCAACTGCACGACATGGGTTTGCAGGTAGTCGGCCGCATCGTCGCATTCCGTGATCCGACGCTCGCGAGTTGGGCCTGGCACAACGGCCGGCCCGACTGGGTTGTCCAGAATCCCTCCGGGCAACCTTATTCCAGCCATTACGGCCCGATCGCCTTTACCAATTTCGCCGACCCCGGCGTTCGTGGATACAACATCGCGCTCGCGGTCGAGGCGGCGCAACTCGGCTTCGACGGCATCATGTACGACTACGTCCGCCGTCCCGACGGCAGCTTGAACAGCATGCGTTTCGCCGGCCTCACCGACACCCCCACCGCCGCGGTCGCGGGCTTCCTCGCCGAGAGCCGCTACCCCGTGCACGCCGCGGGCGCGCACCTGAGCGCCGCGGTCTACGGAATCGCGTCCACCCGCCCCGACCAGATCGCCCAGGACATCCCGCTGATGGCCCGCAGTGTCGACTTCGTGGCGCCCATGATCTACCCGTCACATTGGGGCCCCGGCGAATACGGCGTCGCGAACCCCAACGCCCAGCCCTACGACATCATCTTCCGTTCACTGCGAGACTTCACGGCGGCCACGGCGGGCACGGGCGCGAAAGTGGCACCGTGGCTCCAGGACTTCAGCCTCGGCGTGACCTACGGTGACGCCGAACTCCGCGCCCAGATCGACGCCACCCGAGACGCGGGCATCGACAGCTTCTTCCTCTGGAACGCCGCCACCCGCTACCACGGCGGCGGCCTCCAACCCGCCTGA